In Gossypium arboreum isolate Shixiya-1 chromosome 6, ASM2569848v2, whole genome shotgun sequence, the following are encoded in one genomic region:
- the LOC108485510 gene encoding uncharacterized protein LOC108485510, with product MSRPGDWNCRSCQHLNFQRRDNCQRCGESRYGVRVGSTFGFTAGSDVRPGDWYCTAGNCGTHNFASRSTCFNCGAFKDESAGGFDLDMSRSRGFGGNRSGWKSGDWICTRLGCNEHNFASRMECFRCSAPREFNNRTSY from the coding sequence ATGAGCAGGCCAGGAGATTGGAACTGCAGGTCATGCCAACACCTCAACTTCCAAAGGAGGGACAACTGCCAACGTTGCGGTGAATCTCGATACGGTGTTAGAGTCGGCTCGACATTCGGGTTTACCGCAGGCTCGGACGTTCGACCTGGTGACTGGTATTGCACGGCTGGAAACTGCGGCACCCACAATTTCGCCAGCCGGTCTACTTGTTTCAATTGCGGCGCGTTCAAGGACGAGTCGGCTGGAGGTTTCGACTTGGACATGTCTCGATCAAGAGGGTTCGGAGGTAACCGATCCGGCTGGAAGTCAGGGGATTGGATATGTACCAGGTTAGGGTGCAATGAACATAATTTTGCTAGCAGAATGGAATGCTTCAGATGCAGTGCTCCAAGAGAATTCAACAATAGAACTTCATATTAA